TACGTTTCTTCATTTCTGCAAGTTGTTTAGCTAGAGCTTCCTCGCGTTGAGCAACGACATCTTCAGTAGCTTGTTTTTCAACTGCCTCTATATCTAGTGGAATGCCAGCCTCTTCAATTTGCTTTGTCATAGCTTGAGCAATTTCATCATTAGAAGCTATAAGATGTGCAGGATGGCACAATTCATGTCGTTCTGTATGCCACAAAAAATCTAGTAATAGTAATTCGGTTTTACCAGGATGAAGTCGGGTACCACGCCCTACCATCTGACTGTATAAACTACGAACTTTTGTCGGTCTAAGAACTACAACACAATCTACTGAAGGACAATCCCAACCTTCTGTAAGAAGCATAGAGTTACAAAGCACGTTGTATTTATCATTATCGAAATCTTCCAAAATTTCAGCGCGGTCTTTTGAATCTCCATTAACTTCTGCAGCTCGGAATCCTTTTCGATTTAATATTTCAGTAAATTTTTGACTTGTTTTAACTAAAGGTAGAAAAACTACTATCTTTCGATCTTTTGCTACTTTACACATTTCTTCAGCAATAGAATCAAGATATGGATCAAGAGCGCTCCCTAAATCACTTGATTTAAAATCTCCTGCTTGTTGACCTACAGATGATAAGTCTAGTTTCAAAGGAATAGTTAAGGCTTTAATTGGGCTGAGGTAGCCACTTTTTATTGCTTTAGGCAATGTATATTCATAAGCAAGACTTTCAAAATAGGAGCCTAGATTCTTCATATCTCCTCGGTCAGGAGTGGCTGTTACACCTAATACATAAGCTTGTTCAAAATACTGCAGCACACGTTGGTAACTATCTGAGATACAATGGTGTGCTTCATCTATAATAATTGTGTCAAAAAAGTCTATCGGAAACCGTTCTAATCGGCTTTGTCGCATCATGGTTTGAACACTTCCAACAACTACTCTAAACCAACTACCTATTGAAGTTTGTTCAGCTTTTTCGGTAGCAGTTTTCAACCCTGTTGATTTCTCCAATTTGTCTGCAGCCTGTTCAAGTAATTCCCCCCTATGGGCAAGGACGAGAACACGCTCGCCCTTTTTTACTCGATCTTCGATAACTTTTGAAAATACAATTGTCTTCCCACACCCAGTAGGTAACACTAATAATGTTTTTTTAACACCGTTTTCCCATTCATTCTGAATACACTCACGGGCTTCTTGTTGGTAGTCTCTAAGTTCCATAATTACTTACCTCCTAAAACTGCCCTGGTGTGAATCCGCCCCCACCCTGTGGTGGATTAGATGTTGGGAATGGTGGCTGATGTTGTTGCTGTGTTGGCTGCTGATATGTTGGTTGTTGATATTGTGGTTGTTGTACAGGCTGTTGATAATTCGGTTGTTGCTGTTGTTGTCCTTGAATTTCTTCATAAGAGTAGAATTTTTTCACCTGGTTATTTGTTCCTTCTGATCCATCATTCTTTATAAATTTATTAA
This DNA window, taken from Lysinibacillus sp. FSL M8-0337, encodes the following:
- a CDS encoding DEAD/DEAH box helicase, whose product is MELRDYQQEARECIQNEWENGVKKTLLVLPTGCGKTIVFSKVIEDRVKKGERVLVLAHRGELLEQAADKLEKSTGLKTATEKAEQTSIGSWFRVVVGSVQTMMRQSRLERFPIDFFDTIIIDEAHHCISDSYQRVLQYFEQAYVLGVTATPDRGDMKNLGSYFESLAYEYTLPKAIKSGYLSPIKALTIPLKLDLSSVGQQAGDFKSSDLGSALDPYLDSIAEEMCKVAKDRKIVVFLPLVKTSQKFTEILNRKGFRAAEVNGDSKDRAEILEDFDNDKYNVLCNSMLLTEGWDCPSVDCVVVLRPTKVRSLYSQMVGRGTRLHPGKTELLLLDFLWHTERHELCHPAHLIASNDEIAQAMTKQIEEAGIPLDIEAVEKQATEDVVAQREEALAKQLAEMKKRKRSLVDPVQFEMSIQAEDLANYVPAFGWEMGPASDKQIKKLEKLGIFPDQIENAGKATKLLERLDKRREEGLTTPKQIRFLEGRGFEHVGTWPFEDAKKLIDRIAANGWRIPEGVIPSTYRGE